A single region of the Paraburkholderia sprentiae WSM5005 genome encodes:
- a CDS encoding NAD(P)/FAD-dependent oxidoreductase, whose amino-acid sequence MLRLSEIKLPLDHPDSALEAAIRARLAELGVAPDGLIRYTVFRRAHDARKRADIKLTYIVDAEINDEAAALKRLADVPHCGVTPDMSYKFVARAPAQLGTPRPVVIGMGPCGLFAGLLLAQMGFRPIIVERGKAVRERTKDTFGLWRKSVLNPESNVQFGEGGAGTFSDGKLYSQIKDPKHYGRKVLDEFVRAGAPEDILYLSRPHIGTFRLVSMVEKMRASIHELGGEVRFETRVEDIDIDDGQVRGLKLSTGEALRCDHVVLAVGHSARDTFHMLFDRGVYVEAKPFSLGFRIEHPQGVIDRSRFGKFAGHKQLGAADYKVVHHCSNGRAVYSFCMCPGGTVVAATSEPGRVVTNGMSQYSRAERNANAGIVVGITPDDYPGGPLAGIAFQRKWEERAFELGGGNYMAPGQLVGDFIAGRPSTSLGSVVPSYKPGVRPTDLSTALPDYVIEAIREALPQMEKKIAGFAMHDAVLTGVETRTSSPVRVRRGDDYQSVNTKGLYPAGEGAGYAGGIYSAAIDGIEVAEAVALRIMGQQTA is encoded by the coding sequence ATGCTACGTCTAAGCGAAATCAAACTCCCGCTCGATCATCCCGACAGTGCCCTCGAAGCCGCCATCCGAGCGCGCCTCGCGGAACTCGGCGTGGCGCCGGACGGGCTCATCCGATACACCGTGTTTCGCCGCGCGCACGACGCGCGCAAGCGCGCCGACATCAAGCTCACCTACATCGTCGATGCCGAGATCAACGACGAAGCGGCTGCGCTGAAGCGGCTCGCCGACGTGCCGCATTGCGGCGTGACGCCTGACATGAGCTACAAGTTCGTCGCGCGTGCCCCTGCGCAGCTGGGCACGCCGCGTCCGGTCGTGATCGGCATGGGGCCGTGCGGCCTATTTGCGGGCCTGCTCCTCGCGCAGATGGGCTTCCGGCCGATCATCGTCGAGCGCGGCAAAGCCGTGCGCGAACGCACCAAGGATACATTTGGCCTGTGGCGCAAATCAGTGCTGAATCCCGAATCGAACGTGCAATTCGGCGAGGGCGGCGCGGGGACGTTTTCGGATGGCAAGCTCTACAGCCAGATCAAGGACCCGAAACACTACGGCCGCAAAGTGCTCGACGAATTCGTACGGGCGGGTGCGCCGGAGGACATCCTGTACCTGAGCCGGCCGCATATCGGCACGTTCCGCCTCGTCAGCATGGTCGAGAAGATGCGCGCGAGCATCCACGAGCTGGGCGGCGAGGTGCGTTTCGAAACGCGCGTCGAGGACATCGATATCGACGACGGTCAGGTGCGCGGGCTGAAGCTGTCGACCGGCGAGGCGCTGCGCTGCGATCACGTGGTGCTGGCGGTCGGCCATAGCGCGCGTGACACTTTCCATATGCTGTTCGACCGCGGCGTGTACGTCGAGGCGAAGCCGTTTTCGCTCGGCTTCCGGATCGAGCATCCGCAAGGTGTGATCGATCGCAGCCGTTTCGGGAAATTTGCCGGTCACAAACAGCTCGGCGCAGCCGACTATAAGGTCGTGCACCACTGCAGCAACGGGCGCGCGGTGTACAGCTTCTGTATGTGTCCGGGCGGTACCGTGGTGGCCGCCACGTCGGAGCCGGGGCGCGTCGTCACGAACGGCATGAGCCAGTACTCGCGCGCCGAGCGCAACGCGAACGCGGGCATCGTGGTCGGCATTACGCCGGACGACTACCCGGGCGGGCCGCTCGCCGGCATCGCGTTCCAGCGCAAGTGGGAGGAGCGGGCGTTCGAGCTTGGCGGCGGTAATTACATGGCGCCGGGGCAGTTGGTCGGCGACTTCATCGCGGGGCGGCCGTCCACGTCACTCGGCTCGGTGGTGCCGTCGTACAAGCCGGGCGTACGGCCAACCGATCTCAGCACCGCGCTGCCCGACTATGTGATCGAGGCGATTCGCGAAGCGCTGCCGCAGATGGAGAAAAAAATCGCCGGCTTCGCGATGCATGATGCAGTGCTGACAGGGGTCGAAACGCGAACGTCGTCGCCGGTACGCGTGCGTCGTGGCGACGATTACCAGAGTGTCAACACCAAAGGGCTGTATCCGGCGGGCGAGGGTGCGGGGTACGCGGGTGGGATCTACTCGGCGGCGATCGACGGAATCGAGGTCGCCGAAGCGGTCGCGCTTAGGATCATGGGCCAGCAAACGGCGTAA
- the paaA gene encoding 1,2-phenylacetyl-CoA epoxidase subunit PaaA, giving the protein MYTQSLDIPANNVAAPDADVNSPEQARFDAVMAADAKIEPQDWMPDAYRKTLVRQISQHAHSEIVGMLPEGNWITRAPSLKRKAILLAKVQDEAGHGLYLYSAAETLGVSRDQLIDALHAGRAKYSSIFNYPTPTWADVGVIGWLVDGAAIMNQIPLCRCTYGPYARAMIRICKEESFHQRQGFDALLAMMAGTDAQRELVQQAVNRWWWPVLMMFGPSDRDSVHSNQSAQWGIKRITNDDLRQKFVDATVGQAKVLGVTLPDADLKWNEARGHYDYGDIDWEEFWRVVNGDGPCNRERLATRVKAHEAGAWVRDAALAHAGKQRQRAQQHAA; this is encoded by the coding sequence ATGTACACGCAATCCCTCGATATCCCCGCCAACAACGTCGCCGCGCCCGACGCGGACGTGAATTCGCCCGAACAGGCGCGCTTCGACGCGGTCATGGCCGCCGACGCCAAGATCGAGCCGCAGGACTGGATGCCCGACGCGTACCGCAAAACGCTGGTCCGGCAGATCTCGCAGCATGCGCACTCGGAAATCGTCGGCATGCTGCCCGAGGGCAACTGGATCACGCGCGCGCCGAGCCTCAAGCGCAAGGCGATCCTGCTCGCCAAGGTGCAGGACGAAGCGGGCCACGGGCTCTATCTGTACAGCGCCGCCGAAACGCTCGGCGTCTCGCGCGACCAGCTGATCGACGCGCTGCATGCGGGCAGGGCCAAGTATTCGAGCATCTTCAACTACCCGACGCCCACCTGGGCCGACGTCGGCGTGATCGGCTGGCTCGTCGACGGCGCGGCGATCATGAACCAGATCCCGCTGTGCCGCTGCACGTACGGGCCGTACGCCCGCGCGATGATCCGCATCTGCAAGGAAGAGTCGTTCCATCAGCGCCAGGGATTCGACGCGCTGCTCGCGATGATGGCCGGCACCGACGCACAGCGCGAGCTGGTCCAGCAGGCGGTGAACCGCTGGTGGTGGCCGGTGCTGATGATGTTCGGCCCGAGCGACAGGGATTCGGTCCACAGCAACCAGTCGGCGCAATGGGGCATCAAGCGCATCACCAACGACGACCTGCGCCAGAAATTCGTCGACGCGACCGTCGGGCAGGCGAAGGTGCTCGGCGTCACGCTGCCCGATGCGGACCTGAAATGGAACGAGGCGCGTGGCCACTACGACTACGGCGACATCGACTGGGAAGAGTTCTGGCGCGTCGTGAACGGGGACGGCCCGTGCAATCGCGAGCGCCTCGCGACCCGCGTTAAGGCCCACGAAGCCGGCGCCTGGGTGCGCGATGCCGCGCTCGCCCATGCCGGCAAACAGCGCCAGCGCGCGCAACAGCATGCCGCCTGA
- the paaB gene encoding 1,2-phenylacetyl-CoA epoxidase subunit PaaB, with amino-acid sequence MPPERHRTSRESGRRSAMNKEWPIWEVFVRSRQGLDHKHCGSLHAADAPMALRMARDVYTRRQEGVSIWVVPSAAITASAPEQKAELFEPAGDKIYRHPTFYTLPDEVNHM; translated from the coding sequence ATGCCGCCTGAGCGGCACCGCACATCCAGGGAATCAGGAAGGAGATCAGCAATGAACAAGGAATGGCCGATTTGGGAAGTGTTCGTGCGCAGCAGGCAGGGACTCGACCATAAACACTGCGGCAGTCTGCACGCCGCGGACGCGCCGATGGCGCTGCGCATGGCGCGCGACGTCTACACGCGCCGCCAGGAAGGCGTCAGCATCTGGGTGGTGCCGTCCGCGGCGATCACGGCCTCCGCGCCGGAGCAGAAGGCCGAGCTGTTCGAACCGGCGGGCGACAAGATCTATCGCCACCCGACGTTCTACACGCTCCCCGACGAAGTCAACCACATGTAA
- the paaC gene encoding 1,2-phenylacetyl-CoA epoxidase subunit PaaC: protein MTTTSTTPQHLQYVLRLADTALILGQRNSEWCGHGPILEEDIALSNMSLDLIGQARLLYTHAAALEAQLTGRQRTEDDYAYFRTEREFANYTLAELPHYGPLAGTAQAEKDYAVTIVRNFLYAMLMRHLWRALTGSADAQLAAIAAKSLKETQYHAHHASEWLIRFGDGTDASHRRAQAALDYLMPYTYEFFSADAVEDAVAAAGIGPRTAALEAAWLDDVRATLDEATLTLPAALRHVSTGKHGEHSEHMGFVLADMQSLARQHPGASW, encoded by the coding sequence ATGACCACTACGTCCACTACGCCCCAACATCTGCAGTACGTGCTGCGCCTTGCCGATACCGCGCTGATTCTCGGTCAGCGCAACAGCGAGTGGTGCGGCCACGGCCCGATCCTCGAAGAGGACATCGCGCTGTCGAACATGAGCCTCGATCTGATCGGCCAGGCGCGGCTGCTGTACACGCACGCGGCCGCGCTCGAAGCCCAGCTAACCGGCCGTCAGCGCACCGAGGACGACTACGCGTACTTCCGCACCGAGCGCGAATTCGCCAACTACACGCTCGCCGAGCTGCCGCATTACGGGCCGCTGGCCGGCACCGCACAGGCCGAGAAGGACTACGCGGTCACGATCGTGCGCAACTTCCTGTACGCAATGCTGATGAGGCATCTGTGGCGCGCGCTGACCGGCTCCGCCGACGCGCAACTCGCCGCGATCGCCGCGAAATCGCTCAAGGAGACGCAGTACCACGCGCATCACGCGAGCGAGTGGCTGATCCGTTTCGGCGACGGCACCGACGCGTCGCACCGTCGCGCGCAGGCCGCGCTCGACTACCTGATGCCGTACACGTACGAGTTCTTCAGCGCCGACGCGGTGGAAGACGCGGTCGCCGCGGCCGGCATCGGCCCGCGCACCGCCGCCCTGGAAGCCGCGTGGCTCGACGACGTGCGCGCCACGCTCGACGAAGCCACGCTGACGCTGCCCGCGGCGCTCCGGCACGTGAGCACGGGCAAGCACGGCGAGCATTCCGAGCACATGGGTTTCGTGCTCGCCGATATGCAGAGCCTCGCGCGCCAGCATCCGGGCGCCAGCTGGTGA
- the paaD gene encoding 1,2-phenylacetyl-CoA epoxidase subunit PaaD, translating to MTTTSSSGAAQPANLSDATLARAWHVLEAVPDPEIPVVSIRELGILRDVRRSADGALEVLITPTYSGCPAMSQIAEDIGHALAAAQLTPYRVATVLAPAWTTDWITAGARDKLRAYGIAPPTGNCGSAAHAPAAPPETVLRFVPRALPAPACPRCGSAHTERLAQFGSTACKALYRCLDCREPFDYFKPY from the coding sequence ATGACGACGACCTCGAGCTCGGGCGCCGCGCAGCCCGCGAACCTGTCCGACGCCACGCTCGCGCGCGCCTGGCACGTGCTCGAAGCGGTCCCCGACCCGGAGATCCCAGTGGTATCGATCCGCGAGCTCGGCATCCTGCGCGACGTGCGACGCTCCGCGGACGGCGCGCTGGAAGTCCTGATCACGCCGACCTACTCGGGCTGCCCGGCGATGTCGCAGATTGCCGAAGACATCGGCCATGCGCTCGCGGCCGCGCAGCTCACGCCTTATCGCGTCGCCACCGTACTCGCGCCGGCGTGGACCACCGACTGGATCACCGCCGGCGCCCGCGACAAGCTGCGCGCCTATGGCATCGCACCGCCGACGGGCAACTGCGGCTCGGCCGCCCACGCGCCCGCGGCGCCGCCGGAGACAGTCCTGCGCTTCGTCCCGCGCGCGCTACCCGCGCCGGCCTGTCCGCGCTGCGGCTCCGCGCACACCGAGCGGCTCGCGCAGTTCGGCTCGACCGCCTGCAAGGCTCTGTATCGCTGTCTGGACTGCCGCGAACCCTTCGACTACTTCAAACCGTACTGA
- the paaE gene encoding 1,2-phenylacetyl-CoA epoxidase subunit PaaE, with protein MATPQFHPLRIREVRPETADAVSVAFEVPPELREHYRFTQGQFVTLKTHIDGQETRRSYSICVGVTDYDRDGELRIGIKRVRGGRFSNFAFDTLQPGHTIDVMTPDGRFFTHLNAAQGKQYLAFSGGSGITPVLAIIRTTLEVEPRSTFTLVYGNRSVDQIMFAEELEDLKNRFMNRFVLYHVLSDDLQDVELFNGVLDQPKCAAFIDQLLPADAIDEAFICGPAPMMDAAEAALRAAGVAPAKIHVERFGTPLPQAGVPPVEITADTPAAELEIVLDGKRRKLRLPYQGVSVLDVGLRAGLSLPYACKGGVCCTCRAKVLEGEVKMEKNYTLEEHEVRDGFVLTCQCHPVSDKVVVSYDER; from the coding sequence ATGGCCACCCCGCAATTCCATCCGCTGCGTATCCGCGAAGTGCGCCCCGAAACCGCCGATGCGGTCTCGGTCGCCTTCGAAGTCCCGCCCGAACTGCGCGAGCACTATCGCTTCACGCAAGGCCAGTTCGTTACGCTGAAGACGCATATCGACGGTCAGGAAACGCGCCGCTCGTATTCGATCTGCGTGGGCGTCACTGACTACGATCGCGACGGCGAGTTGCGCATCGGCATCAAGCGCGTGCGCGGCGGGCGCTTCTCGAACTTCGCGTTCGACACACTGCAGCCGGGCCACACGATCGACGTGATGACGCCGGACGGCCGTTTCTTTACGCACCTGAACGCTGCACAAGGCAAGCAGTACCTCGCGTTCTCGGGCGGCTCGGGCATCACGCCGGTGCTCGCGATCATCCGGACCACGCTCGAAGTCGAGCCGCGCAGCACGTTTACGCTGGTGTACGGCAACCGCAGCGTCGACCAGATCATGTTCGCCGAGGAGCTCGAGGACCTGAAGAACCGCTTCATGAACCGCTTCGTGCTGTATCACGTGCTGTCGGACGATCTGCAGGACGTCGAGCTGTTCAACGGCGTGCTCGACCAGCCCAAATGCGCGGCGTTTATCGACCAGCTGCTGCCGGCCGACGCGATCGACGAGGCGTTCATCTGCGGCCCGGCACCGATGATGGACGCCGCCGAGGCCGCGCTGAGGGCCGCCGGCGTGGCGCCTGCGAAGATCCACGTCGAGCGCTTCGGCACGCCGCTGCCGCAGGCGGGCGTGCCGCCCGTCGAAATCACCGCGGACACGCCCGCGGCGGAGCTCGAAATCGTGCTGGACGGCAAGCGACGCAAGCTGCGGCTGCCCTATCAGGGCGTGAGCGTGCTCGACGTCGGGCTGCGCGCGGGCCTTTCGCTGCCGTATGCGTGCAAGGGCGGCGTGTGCTGCACCTGTCGCGCGAAGGTGCTCGAGGGCGAGGTGAAGATGGAAAAGAACTACACGCTCGAAGAACACGAGGTCCGCGACGGGTTCGTGCTGACCTGTCAGTGTCATCCGGTTAGCGACAAGGTCGTCGTGAGTTACGACGAACGCTGA
- a CDS encoding DUF1835 domain-containing protein has product MSTIHLTNGDVAAESLRTALAQASRDDRVEPLRDDLAVGPLRGVDDAPHMRAGFWERVSADTQRDFVREFREQAAVLQALASSSANLVVWHGESASDQLMLRRVCYLVRNSPQRLNEVRLSISDLTDPQAWAHARKDRATSIGMFAPEVLQTHLPDAAPIPVLRISRLALEWQQVKQANGETRRWRDNTFTSSSFAELDALILERATDGWQPAARVAASVMAAELWFLVSDSIVLWRMRELAALRRIRLRGDANEWRSLELRAAPAPCSLQ; this is encoded by the coding sequence ATGAGCACGATTCACCTCACCAACGGCGACGTCGCCGCCGAGTCGCTGCGCACCGCGCTAGCCCAGGCGAGCCGCGACGATCGCGTAGAGCCGTTGCGGGACGATCTGGCGGTGGGCCCGTTACGCGGCGTCGACGACGCCCCGCACATGCGCGCCGGCTTCTGGGAACGCGTCAGCGCCGACACGCAACGCGACTTCGTGCGCGAATTCCGCGAACAGGCCGCGGTGCTCCAGGCCCTGGCAAGCAGCAGCGCGAATCTCGTGGTTTGGCACGGCGAAAGCGCGTCCGATCAGCTGATGCTGCGCCGAGTCTGCTACCTCGTGCGCAACAGCCCGCAGCGTTTGAACGAAGTGCGTCTGTCGATTTCCGACCTGACCGATCCGCAAGCGTGGGCGCATGCCCGCAAGGATCGCGCGACATCGATCGGCATGTTTGCGCCGGAGGTGCTGCAGACCCACCTGCCGGACGCCGCGCCGATTCCCGTGCTACGCATCAGTCGGCTCGCGCTCGAATGGCAGCAGGTGAAGCAAGCGAACGGCGAGACGCGGCGCTGGCGCGACAACACCTTCACGAGCAGCAGCTTTGCCGAACTCGACGCACTGATCCTCGAACGCGCAACCGACGGGTGGCAGCCCGCCGCGCGCGTCGCCGCCAGTGTCATGGCCGCCGAGCTGTGGTTTCTCGTCAGCGACAGCATCGTGCTGTGGCGCATGCGCGAACTCGCGGCGCTGCGGCGTATCCGCCTGCGCGGCGACGCGAACGAATGGCGCTCGCTCGAACTGCGCGCGGCGCCAGCCCCGTGCTCACTTCAATAA
- a CDS encoding TetR/AcrR family transcriptional regulator, translating into MARTRAPDHETQREQILELAAAKFAQTSYPSTSMADLAAASGTSKARLYHYYESKEAILFDLLDRYTKRLMLIIAEVEGSSQRRELSERETFAELIRAFLSEYETSHSRHVALLNDVKYLVDSQREIILNRQRDVVAAFARQLARAYPERATRDNQTALTMMVFGMINWTFTWLKPDGRMGYREFAEQVVGMVEHGLGTTPAK; encoded by the coding sequence ATGGCCCGTACCCGAGCCCCCGACCACGAAACCCAACGCGAGCAGATTCTCGAACTGGCTGCGGCGAAGTTCGCGCAGACCAGCTATCCGAGCACGTCGATGGCCGATCTCGCCGCGGCGAGCGGCACCTCCAAGGCGCGCCTCTACCACTATTACGAGAGCAAGGAAGCGATCCTGTTCGACCTGCTCGATCGCTACACGAAGCGACTGATGCTGATCATCGCCGAGGTGGAGGGCTCGAGCCAGCGGCGCGAGCTGAGCGAGCGCGAAACCTTCGCGGAACTGATCCGCGCGTTTCTGTCCGAGTACGAGACCTCGCACAGCCGGCACGTCGCGCTACTAAACGACGTCAAATATCTGGTCGATTCGCAGCGCGAGATCATTCTGAACCGCCAGCGCGACGTGGTCGCGGCGTTCGCGCGGCAACTCGCGCGCGCCTATCCCGAACGCGCGACGCGCGACAACCAGACCGCACTGACCATGATGGTATTCGGCATGATCAACTGGACCTTCACATGGCTCAAGCCGGACGGCCGCATGGGCTATCGCGAATTCGCCGAGCAGGTGGTCGGCATGGTCGAGCATGGTCTTGGAACGACGCCGGCCAAGTGA
- a CDS encoding GNAT family N-acetyltransferase, producing the protein MNTLTHRTTEPIAPSDRSSLPTGRAHVLVRELTAVDRERLLTHFLALDEEDRLLRFGQVVPNHVIENYVRAIDFTRDTVFGVFNSKLELSGVGHLAYLPAEGNTRTAEFGVSVLESARGQGIGSKLFERAAIRSRNAHVTMLYIHCLSRNSTMVHIAKKAGMKIEYAYGEADAYLTLSPADQSSILTEMLQEQAAVFDYALKRHARQASRLFESFMPVAVAA; encoded by the coding sequence ATGAACACGCTGACCCATCGCACCACCGAGCCGATCGCGCCGAGCGATCGCTCGTCGCTGCCTACCGGACGCGCGCACGTTCTGGTTCGTGAGCTCACCGCGGTAGATCGCGAACGCCTGCTCACGCATTTCCTCGCGCTTGACGAAGAAGACCGCTTGCTGCGCTTCGGCCAGGTCGTGCCGAACCACGTAATCGAAAACTACGTGCGCGCGATCGACTTCACGCGCGACACCGTGTTCGGCGTGTTCAACAGCAAGCTGGAACTGAGCGGCGTGGGCCATCTGGCCTATCTGCCGGCCGAAGGCAACACGCGCACCGCCGAATTCGGCGTCTCGGTGCTCGAAAGCGCGCGCGGCCAGGGCATCGGCTCGAAGCTGTTCGAGCGCGCTGCGATCCGCAGCCGCAACGCGCATGTGACGATGCTGTACATCCACTGCCTGTCGCGCAATTCGACCATGGTGCACATCGCCAAAAAGGCCGGCATGAAGATCGAGTACGCGTACGGCGAAGCCGACGCCTATTTGACGCTGTCGCCGGCCGATCAGTCGAGCATTCTCACCGAAATGCTGCAGGAGCAGGCCGCCGTGTTCGACTACGCGCTCAAGCGCCACGCACGCCAGGCATCGCGACTGTTCGAGTCGTTCATGCCGGTGGCTGTCGCTGCCTGA
- a CDS encoding Lrp/AsnC family transcriptional regulator, translated as MANNEIDAIDRRILAILQENGRLSNQEIAERINLSPSPCLRRIRRLEENGVIRGYVALLDAQRLGLDLLAYVSVRLEKGGGRAFSPHGEATHADLFGAAVQTWPEVVACHAMTGEMDYLLRVQVEDMAHFSRFVQDQLLRHPSVIDVKSSFSLEKIKETTALPIL; from the coding sequence ATGGCTAATAACGAGATTGACGCGATCGATCGGCGCATTCTGGCGATTCTTCAGGAAAACGGCCGGCTCTCGAATCAGGAGATAGCGGAGCGGATCAATTTGTCACCGAGTCCGTGCCTGCGGCGGATTCGCAGGCTCGAAGAGAACGGCGTGATTCGCGGCTATGTCGCGCTGCTCGACGCGCAACGTCTCGGGCTCGATCTGCTCGCGTATGTCAGCGTGCGACTGGAGAAAGGCGGCGGTCGCGCGTTCAGTCCGCATGGCGAGGCCACGCACGCCGATCTGTTCGGTGCGGCGGTGCAGACGTGGCCCGAAGTGGTCGCGTGTCACGCGATGACTGGTGAGATGGATTACCTGTTGCGCGTTCAGGTGGAAGACATGGCGCACTTTTCGCGCTTTGTGCAGGATCAGTTGCTGCGGCATCCGTCGGTCATCGACGTCAAATCGAGCTTCTCGCTGGAAAAGATCAAGGAAACCACAGCGCTGCCGATTTTGTAG
- the hppD gene encoding 4-hydroxyphenylpyruvate dioxygenase, protein MQVSTWENPVGTDGFEFIEYTAPDPKALGKLFERMGFTAVARHRHKDVTLYRQGDINFIVNAEKDSFAQRFARLHGPSICAIAFRVQDAAKAYRQALEKGAWGFDNKTGPMELNIPAIKGIGDSLIYFVDRWRGKNGATPNSIGDIDIYDVDFEPIPGANPNPVGHGLTYIDHLTHNVHRGRMQEWAEFYERLFNFREVRYFDIEGKVTGVKSKAMTSPCGKIRIPINEEGSDTAGQIQEYLDAYHGEGIQHIALGTSDIYRTVDGLRASDISLLDTIDTYYELVDRRVPNHGEPLEELRRRKILIDGAPDDLLLQIFTENQIGPIFFEIIQRKGNQGFGEGNFKALFESIELDQIRRGVVQDKT, encoded by the coding sequence ATGCAGGTTTCAACTTGGGAAAACCCGGTCGGCACCGACGGCTTCGAATTTATCGAATACACGGCGCCGGACCCGAAAGCGCTCGGCAAGCTGTTCGAGCGGATGGGCTTCACAGCCGTCGCGCGGCATCGTCATAAGGACGTGACGCTGTATCGTCAGGGCGACATCAATTTCATCGTCAACGCGGAGAAAGATTCATTCGCGCAGCGCTTCGCGCGCTTGCACGGACCGTCGATCTGCGCGATCGCGTTTCGCGTGCAGGACGCCGCGAAGGCCTATCGCCAGGCGCTCGAAAAAGGCGCGTGGGGTTTCGACAACAAGACTGGCCCGATGGAGCTGAACATCCCGGCGATCAAGGGCATCGGCGATTCGCTGATCTATTTCGTCGACCGCTGGCGCGGCAAGAACGGCGCGACGCCTAACAGCATCGGCGACATCGACATTTACGACGTCGACTTCGAGCCGATTCCGGGCGCGAACCCCAATCCGGTCGGCCACGGCCTCACCTATATCGATCACCTGACGCACAACGTCCATCGCGGCCGCATGCAGGAATGGGCCGAGTTCTACGAGCGCCTGTTCAACTTTCGCGAGGTGCGCTACTTCGACATCGAGGGCAAAGTGACCGGCGTGAAGTCGAAGGCGATGACTTCGCCGTGCGGCAAGATCCGCATTCCGATCAACGAGGAAGGCTCGGACACGGCCGGCCAGATCCAGGAATATCTCGACGCGTATCACGGTGAAGGCATCCAGCACATCGCGCTCGGCACCAGCGACATTTACCGCACCGTCGACGGCCTGCGTGCGTCGGACATTTCGCTGCTCGACACGATCGACACGTACTACGAACTCGTCGACCGGCGCGTGCCGAACCATGGCGAGCCGCTCGAGGAACTGCGCAGGCGCAAGATCCTGATCGACGGCGCGCCGGATGATCTGCTGCTGCAGATCTTCACCGAAAATCAGATCGGCCCGATCTTCTTCGAGATCATTCAGCGCAAGGGCAACCAGGGCTTCGGCGAAGGCAACTTCAAGGCGCTGTTCGAATCGATCGAGCTGGACCAGATTCGCCGCGGCGTCGTGCAGGACAAGACCTGA